From a single Loigolactobacillus coryniformis subsp. coryniformis KCTC 3167 = DSM 20001 genomic region:
- a CDS encoding MalY/PatB family protein has product MELSTTEFIEKYAVKRTGTNSLKWDALDQRYGDPDLIAMWVADMEFKVPEAVTTALTERVNHGVYGYSYTPDSYYEAYFAWQEKRHNIKLEKDWLRFDTGVVNSIYGLVNTFTKPQDAVLILTPVYYPFHNAVLDNHRQLVTSELVNDDGHYTIDFKDIEAKIVANKVKLLIQCSPHNPVGRVWTEAELKQLLAICQRHHVLVISDEIHQDIIIGKKPFVSALNVAHGRYRNNLIVVTAPSKTFNLAAMLNSHVIIPSDELRQRYDTFHKQINQTEVSVLGQVAAEAAYRAGGEWLDQLLNVVRSNYEYLRTELAAKVPAIKVADLEGTYLAWLDLRAVVPADLTKEFIQDECHLAVDFGQWFSKNDAGFVRLNLATEPKYVHAAVANIINSLAKINETRAISAAE; this is encoded by the coding sequence ATGGAATTATCAACAACAGAATTTATTGAAAAATATGCGGTTAAGCGGACGGGCACCAACTCGTTGAAGTGGGATGCTTTGGATCAGCGTTATGGAGATCCTGATTTGATTGCTATGTGGGTTGCTGATATGGAATTTAAGGTTCCTGAAGCTGTGACAACTGCTTTGACTGAACGTGTTAATCACGGTGTTTACGGCTACTCTTACACTCCAGATTCTTACTACGAAGCTTACTTTGCTTGGCAGGAAAAGCGTCATAATATTAAATTGGAAAAAGACTGGCTGCGTTTTGATACTGGTGTGGTTAACTCGATTTATGGCTTGGTCAATACTTTTACAAAGCCGCAAGATGCTGTTCTCATTTTAACGCCGGTTTACTACCCATTCCACAATGCAGTGTTGGATAATCATCGGCAATTGGTTACATCTGAATTAGTCAATGATGACGGCCATTATACAATTGATTTCAAGGATATTGAAGCCAAAATTGTTGCGAATAAAGTGAAATTATTGATCCAGTGTTCACCGCATAATCCAGTGGGACGGGTGTGGACGGAAGCTGAACTGAAACAATTATTGGCTATCTGTCAACGCCATCATGTGTTAGTGATTTCTGATGAGATCCACCAAGATATCATTATCGGCAAAAAGCCATTTGTTTCAGCTTTAAATGTAGCACATGGTCGCTACCGTAATAATTTAATCGTGGTCACTGCACCATCAAAAACGTTTAATTTAGCCGCAATGCTCAACTCGCATGTGATCATCCCCAGCGATGAGTTACGGCAGCGTTACGATACGTTTCACAAGCAGATCAACCAAACCGAAGTTAGTGTACTCGGGCAGGTTGCAGCTGAAGCAGCTTATCGTGCCGGCGGCGAATGGTTGGATCAGTTATTAAATGTGGTTCGTAGCAATTATGAGTACTTGCGCACTGAACTAGCAGCTAAAGTTCCCGCTATCAAAGTGGCCGATCTGGAAGGTACTTATCTGGCTTGGTTGGATCTACGGGCCGTTGTGCCGGCTGATCTAACTAAGGAATTTATTCAAGACGAGTGTCATTTAGCGGTTGATTTTGGCCAGTGGTTCAGTAAAAATGATGCTGGCTTTGTCCGCTTGAACTTGGCGACAGAACCGAAATACGTTCACGCAGCTGTCGCTAATATTATCAACAGCCTAGCTAAAATTAATGAAACACGCGCCATAAGCGCAGCAGAATAA
- a CDS encoding AI-2E family transporter, which yields MSLWKKFLANVELRRIVVLLSIIAVLFLAKKMMSIILLTFIFTFLVLQLVKFVRRWIKIPAPLIVIIVYALTIFLLYSAVTKYLPVIAEQTMKMIDSVYKFYQNPDYNTNQVFKWLNSYIKTSDLMHQFKGGISVAFGYLTSIGTMGVTFFLSLILSFFFTVESQRMFKFSRLFLTSDYAWFFQDIYFFAQKFVNTFGVVIEAQVFIAMVNTVITTIFLSIMKMPQLPSLAIMIFLLSMIPVAGVIISCVPLALIGYSVGGIQYVAYILILIVVIHALEAYVLNPQFMSSRTKLPIFYTFVVLLVGERMFGTWGLIVGIPIFTFFLDILGVKSISSEKEKLKSAKN from the coding sequence GTGTCGCTTTGGAAAAAATTTTTGGCGAATGTTGAACTGCGGCGGATCGTCGTATTGTTATCGATTATTGCTGTGTTATTTTTAGCCAAAAAAATGATGAGCATTATTCTGTTAACGTTTATATTTACCTTTTTGGTGTTGCAATTGGTAAAATTCGTGCGCCGTTGGATCAAAATCCCGGCGCCGTTAATCGTGATCATCGTTTATGCATTAACGATTTTTCTGTTGTATTCAGCCGTGACCAAGTATTTGCCGGTGATCGCAGAACAGACCATGAAAATGATCGATTCAGTGTATAAGTTCTATCAGAATCCTGATTACAATACCAATCAGGTGTTCAAATGGCTCAATAGTTACATTAAAACGTCAGACCTGATGCACCAATTTAAGGGTGGCATCTCCGTGGCCTTTGGTTACTTGACTAGTATTGGTACGATGGGAGTTACGTTCTTCTTATCGTTGATCCTCAGCTTTTTCTTCACAGTGGAAAGTCAGCGCATGTTTAAGTTTTCCCGCTTATTTTTAACCAGTGATTATGCTTGGTTCTTCCAAGACATTTACTTTTTCGCGCAGAAGTTTGTTAACACATTTGGTGTTGTGATCGAAGCACAAGTTTTCATTGCCATGGTCAACACAGTGATCACCACAATTTTTCTGAGTATTATGAAAATGCCACAATTACCTAGTCTAGCAATCATGATTTTTCTCTTAAGTATGATTCCAGTGGCCGGTGTGATCATTTCTTGTGTTCCTCTAGCGCTGATCGGTTATTCGGTTGGTGGCATTCAATATGTGGCGTACATTCTGATCCTGATCGTGGTTATTCACGCATTGGAAGCTTACGTGCTGAATCCGCAATTCATGTCTAGCCGCACGAAGCTGCCGATTTTCTACACTTTTGTTGTGTTACTAGTCGGTGAGCGAATGTTTGGGACTTGGGGTCTGATCGTGGGAATTCCAATTTTCACGTTCTTCCTTGATATTTTAGGTGTCAAATCGATCAGCAGTGAAAAAGAAAAATTAAAATCAGCTAAGAATTGA
- a CDS encoding type 1 glutamine amidotransferase has translation MRINVLQHTPNEGPGAIALWAQQHQHQLYIYHPYQFGILPTVTETEMLVILGGPQSVNDDLPWISAERRLIKELLQRNVPIFGVCFGAQQLAKVFGSQITMAPVKEVGWAPVYLQDKALAQLPEKMTVLHWHQETFSLPVGAQRLFASDLVPEQGFRYQQNVIGLQFHLETLASNVREIVLNDGQYTQGSQLAQTPQMILAQPIPAENQQVLFQLLDLIN, from the coding sequence ATGCGGATCAATGTTTTACAACACACACCTAATGAAGGACCTGGTGCAATCGCACTTTGGGCGCAACAACACCAACATCAATTGTATATCTATCATCCGTATCAATTTGGTATTTTGCCGACGGTTACGGAGACGGAAATGCTGGTGATCTTAGGTGGGCCGCAAAGTGTTAACGACGACTTACCTTGGATCAGTGCCGAGCGACGTTTGATCAAGGAATTATTGCAACGTAACGTGCCGATTTTTGGCGTATGTTTCGGTGCTCAGCAATTGGCCAAAGTTTTCGGTAGCCAGATCACAATGGCCCCGGTAAAAGAAGTTGGTTGGGCGCCAGTTTATTTGCAAGATAAGGCATTAGCTCAATTACCAGAAAAAATGACTGTCCTACACTGGCATCAGGAAACGTTTAGCTTACCTGTAGGGGCTCAGCGCTTATTTGCCAGTGATTTGGTGCCGGAGCAAGGTTTCAGATATCAGCAAAATGTGATCGGCCTACAATTTCATTTGGAAACTTTAGCAAGCAATGTACGCGAAATCGTGCTCAATGATGGTCAATACACGCAAGGTTCCCAATTAGCACAAACACCACAAATGATTTTGGCGCAGCCGATTCCTGCAGAAAATCAGCAAGTGTTATTTCAATTGTTAGATTTGATCAATTAA
- a CDS encoding CinA family protein has protein sequence MDIPTLAKYLAKRELTLTSAESLTSGTFQSQLAATPQASQIYPGGFITYATTAKTKLLGVPTALIAEYGVVSPEVAKSMAQQARKIAGTDFALAFTGVAGPDKLEGVMVGTVCIGLASPETTLAKTYYFPSEPESVMAQSCQAGVDLLVQYLQKY, from the coding sequence ATGGATATACCGACATTGGCAAAATATTTAGCTAAACGCGAACTGACATTGACCAGCGCTGAGAGCTTAACTAGTGGGACCTTTCAAAGCCAATTAGCCGCCACACCACAAGCTAGTCAAATTTATCCAGGCGGTTTCATCACCTACGCCACCACGGCTAAAACCAAGCTACTCGGCGTGCCGACCGCTTTGATCGCAGAATATGGCGTCGTCAGTCCTGAAGTTGCCAAAAGCATGGCTCAACAAGCGCGCAAAATTGCCGGTACTGATTTTGCGTTAGCATTTACCGGCGTGGCTGGCCCTGATAAATTGGAGGGCGTGATGGTGGGGACTGTTTGTATCGGTTTAGCTAGCCCGGAAACGACCTTAGCCAAAACATACTATTTTCCCAGTGAACCTGAGTCAGTAATGGCGCAGAGCTGCCAAGCAGGGGTTGATTTATTGGTGCAATACTTGCAAAAATATTAA
- a CDS encoding aminotransferase class I/II-fold pyridoxal phosphate-dependent enzyme, with product MSKEPWQEQIETILAQAGNRSDDQQTGAIAAPLYFSTAFRHQGLGQSTGYDYSRVQTPTRELLESVLATMEHAQHAYALSSGMAAIQLVFSQFKTGEHIITSDDLYGGSFRYFDQLTANYQVEFSQWDGQDYAELAALIQPNTKAIWLETPSNPTMKSIDIAKTAKLAHEHGLQLIVDNTFYTPLLQQPLLLGADVVVHSATKYMSGHNDILAGAVMLNDAAVAEKLTFNLVTTGAVLDPFSCWLLLRSLKTMPLRLRQQQANAQALVSFLEKSAAVAKVLYPGQGAMISFYLAATHSVAEFLQQLKVISFAESLGGVESLLTVPDEQTHHDMPIEQRRALGITPNLLRLSVGIESAVDLQRDLEQAFAASEI from the coding sequence ATGAGTAAAGAACCATGGCAGGAACAAATTGAAACCATTTTAGCGCAGGCTGGCAATCGCAGTGACGACCAACAAACTGGGGCAATCGCCGCACCGCTGTACTTTTCGACGGCATTTCGTCATCAAGGCTTAGGCCAATCGACTGGCTATGATTATTCGCGGGTACAGACACCAACGCGTGAATTGTTGGAATCGGTTTTGGCGACTATGGAACACGCTCAGCATGCCTATGCGTTAAGTTCTGGTATGGCCGCGATCCAGTTGGTGTTCTCCCAATTTAAAACGGGTGAGCATATTATTACTTCTGATGATCTGTATGGGGGTAGTTTCCGCTATTTTGATCAGTTGACTGCCAATTACCAAGTGGAGTTTAGCCAGTGGGATGGTCAGGATTATGCTGAATTAGCCGCGTTGATCCAGCCTAACACTAAAGCTATTTGGCTCGAAACACCGTCAAATCCAACCATGAAGTCGATCGATATCGCTAAAACAGCTAAGTTAGCGCATGAGCATGGCTTACAATTGATCGTCGACAATACCTTCTATACACCGCTACTGCAACAGCCGCTATTGCTCGGCGCTGATGTAGTGGTACACAGCGCGACAAAATATATGTCTGGGCACAACGATATTTTAGCCGGCGCAGTGATGTTAAACGACGCTGCCGTCGCTGAAAAGTTGACCTTTAATTTAGTCACTACTGGGGCAGTGTTAGATCCCTTTAGCTGTTGGCTGCTACTACGGAGTTTAAAGACAATGCCGCTACGCTTACGCCAGCAACAAGCTAATGCCCAAGCCTTAGTGTCGTTTTTAGAAAAATCAGCAGCGGTTGCTAAAGTCCTTTATCCTGGTCAAGGGGCGATGATCAGCTTTTATTTAGCGGCGACGCACTCGGTGGCTGAGTTTTTGCAGCAACTCAAGGTGATCTCCTTTGCTGAAAGTCTTGGCGGCGTGGAAAGTTTGCTGACCGTGCCCGATGAACAAACGCATCACGACATGCCAATCGAACAGCGCCGTGCGCTAGGTATCACGCCGAACTTGTTGCGGTTGTCGGTTGGTATCGAAAGTGCAGTCGATCTGCAGCGTGATTTGGAACAAGCTTTTGCCGCTAGTGAAATTTAG
- a CDS encoding MetQ/NlpA family ABC transporter substrate-binding protein, whose protein sequence is MKKWQKLGLAVAIGLSFLLVSVPTHAADKTIRLGSSPGPYSELFLKGIKPILEKEGYTVKNTSFSDLLQADIALSQGQLDLSVDQHTAYMDNFNENKKADLVAFTPIPTVPTAIFPGERKTLKAVKNGDKIGIPNDPANTARAYRLLEKAGWIKLRKGVDPLQATKSDIAKNPHHLKFMEMDSAQIPRNLRDLAYGVVPGSIAYSAKLKPSASLLHENVVKQYELVAVTTKEKQNQPWVKAVKKAYRSKAFKQYLKKHNTNDYWFVPKELK, encoded by the coding sequence ATGAAAAAGTGGCAAAAATTAGGCTTGGCAGTTGCTATAGGATTAAGTTTTTTGTTAGTCAGTGTACCAACACACGCAGCCGATAAAACGATTCGCTTAGGTAGTTCACCGGGACCATATAGCGAATTATTTCTGAAGGGCATCAAGCCGATTTTGGAAAAGGAAGGCTACACCGTTAAAAATACGTCGTTTTCTGATTTATTACAGGCTGATATTGCGTTGAGCCAAGGCCAATTGGATCTTAGTGTTGATCAGCATACTGCGTACATGGATAATTTTAACGAAAATAAAAAGGCTGATTTAGTAGCTTTCACACCGATTCCAACTGTCCCAACGGCGATTTTTCCCGGCGAACGCAAAACGCTAAAAGCCGTTAAAAATGGCGACAAAATTGGCATCCCTAATGATCCAGCTAATACAGCACGCGCTTACCGGCTGTTAGAAAAAGCCGGCTGGATCAAATTACGCAAAGGTGTTGATCCGCTGCAAGCTACCAAAAGTGATATTGCCAAGAACCCGCACCATTTGAAATTTATGGAAATGGATTCAGCACAGATTCCACGTAATCTGCGAGATTTAGCTTACGGCGTCGTGCCCGGCAGCATTGCTTACAGTGCCAAATTAAAGCCTAGTGCCAGCTTGCTCCACGAAAATGTGGTCAAACAATACGAACTGGTTGCCGTCACTACTAAAGAAAAGCAAAATCAGCCGTGGGTCAAGGCAGTTAAAAAGGCTTACCGCTCCAAGGCGTTTAAGCAGTATTTGAAGAAACACAACACCAATGATTATTGGTTCGTCCCCAAGGAATTGAAATAA
- a CDS encoding PTS system mannose/fructose/sorbose family transporter subunit IID: protein MENTNNSNQLDHKTLTKSFHRWFWGALTCFSQEHMQTFGYMASMLPILKKLYPKHEDQVKAIKAYTAFFNTNPMLGTVIVGITASMEQARANGKEIDGETINDMRAGLMGPIAGIGDSLIDGTLIPILLGISLGMSSGGSPLGAIFYIVAWVLIAYFGQRFLYFRGYRFGDQAVSFLVGKQGAAIRRAIGVVGSMVVGGVLASWVNVTTSLKLRGTDGKVFLNLQNKLDSIYPGILTVIVTLFCWWLMTKKHVSAIWTMLILVVISLIGVLIGVFNPGLSY, encoded by the coding sequence ATGGAAAATACTAATAATTCAAATCAGCTTGATCATAAGACGCTGACGAAATCTTTCCATAGGTGGTTTTGGGGTGCTTTAACATGTTTCTCTCAAGAACATATGCAGACCTTTGGATATATGGCTTCAATGTTACCAATCTTGAAAAAATTGTATCCTAAACATGAAGATCAGGTTAAAGCAATTAAAGCATATACAGCGTTTTTCAATACTAATCCAATGTTGGGGACTGTTATTGTAGGAATTACAGCTAGTATGGAACAAGCCCGTGCTAATGGTAAAGAAATTGATGGTGAAACTATTAATGACATGCGTGCAGGACTTATGGGGCCAATTGCTGGAATTGGGGATTCTCTGATTGATGGAACTCTCATTCCCATACTCTTAGGAATTTCATTGGGAATGTCGTCTGGTGGCTCTCCACTTGGAGCTATATTTTATATTGTTGCTTGGGTATTAATTGCTTATTTTGGTCAGCGTTTTCTATATTTTCGAGGATATCGATTTGGTGATCAGGCGGTTAGTTTCTTGGTTGGTAAACAAGGAGCTGCTATCCGTCGGGCAATTGGTGTTGTTGGTAGTATGGTTGTTGGTGGTGTTCTGGCTTCATGGGTAAATGTCACAACTTCGCTTAAATTACGTGGCACTGATGGTAAGGTCTTTTTAAATCTTCAAAATAAACTGGATAGTATTTATCCGGGAATATTAACAGTTATTGTAACGCTATTTTGCTGGTGGTTAATGACGAAGAAGCATGTATCGGCTATCTGGACGATGCTTATTTTGGTAGTAATATCACTTATTGGTGTTTTGATTGGTGTTTTCAATCCTGGTCTTTCATATTAA
- a CDS encoding PTS mannose/fructose/sorbose/N-acetylgalactosamine transporter subunit IIC, translating to MTISWIQAAILGLFACLCSNSCMAGQAVGNYTIGRPLVGGLICGLILGNIQLGIACGVAMQLVYIALVTPGGTVSADVRAISYIGIPLAMVAISSQGLNPLGGSAANLAKSVGTLVGTVGTVLYYAVATMNLVWQSFGWKDVHNGKLDKLTAVNFGWPWISHAIFSFLPTMLFTYYGATAVTALRNALPMDGVAMMTLFTVGGMLPCVGIAILLRQIIGKAVDFIPFLVGFTLAASLHLNLVSVTVISLLFAVIMYEVEMAKESGPHDGLTSEGPTDDNEEDI from the coding sequence ATGACAATTAGTTGGATTCAAGCTGCAATTTTAGGCTTATTCGCTTGTTTATGTTCTAACTCATGTATGGCTGGTCAAGCGGTTGGGAACTATACTATTGGCCGTCCATTAGTTGGTGGTCTTATCTGTGGTCTTATTCTTGGAAATATTCAATTAGGGATAGCTTGTGGTGTTGCGATGCAATTAGTATATATCGCGCTTGTTACACCGGGTGGTACAGTTTCTGCTGATGTACGTGCAATTTCTTATATCGGAATTCCTTTAGCAATGGTTGCCATCTCTTCACAAGGTTTAAATCCTCTTGGAGGAAGCGCTGCTAATCTTGCCAAGTCAGTGGGAACATTGGTTGGAACCGTTGGGACAGTTCTTTACTATGCTGTTGCTACTATGAACCTAGTTTGGCAATCATTTGGTTGGAAAGATGTTCACAATGGAAAGCTTGATAAATTAACTGCTGTTAACTTCGGTTGGCCGTGGATTTCTCACGCAATATTTTCATTTTTACCAACAATGTTGTTTACTTATTATGGGGCAACAGCCGTGACTGCTTTACGAAATGCTTTGCCTATGGACGGTGTTGCCATGATGACTTTATTCACTGTTGGCGGTATGCTGCCATGCGTTGGGATTGCAATTTTACTTCGTCAAATTATTGGAAAAGCAGTTGATTTTATTCCCTTCCTTGTAGGCTTTACGTTAGCGGCTTCGTTACATCTAAATTTAGTTTCTGTCACAGTTATTTCATTACTGTTTGCGGTTATCATGTATGAAGTTGAAATGGCTAAGGAATCAGGACCACATGATGGACTTACATCTGAAGGACCAACTGATGATAATGAGGAGGATATTTGA
- a CDS encoding PTS system mannose/fructose/N-acetylgalactosamine-transporter subunit IIB, giving the protein MAISFVRIDDRMIHGLITVRWGKEYPCDGIIAVNDKAANNQILSEAYKAASDKKTFVWTLEHFEQVKDKVLNSETKYFLITKNPQDMKKILVDMHFKPGNITTVVVGPGNDRENAIKLGDNQSFTQEEGDALEKIENSGYKVEFALLPDQRIGSWSKFKSKFGY; this is encoded by the coding sequence ATGGCAATTTCTTTTGTACGTATTGATGATCGAATGATTCATGGATTGATTACAGTTCGCTGGGGTAAGGAATATCCTTGTGATGGTATTATTGCTGTTAATGATAAAGCTGCCAATAATCAGATTTTATCAGAGGCATACAAGGCGGCATCTGATAAAAAGACATTTGTTTGGACGCTTGAGCATTTTGAACAGGTAAAGGACAAAGTTTTGAATTCTGAAACTAAATATTTTTTGATTACTAAAAATCCACAAGATATGAAAAAAATCCTGGTGGATATGCATTTTAAACCAGGAAATATCACAACTGTTGTCGTGGGTCCTGGAAATGATCGTGAAAATGCAATCAAGTTAGGTGACAATCAGTCATTTACGCAGGAGGAAGGAGATGCCTTAGAAAAGATTGAAAATAGCGGCTATAAAGTAGAATTTGCATTACTACCAGATCAACGAATAGGCAGTTGGAGCAAATTCAAGTCAAAATTTGGTTACTAA
- a CDS encoding PTS sugar transporter subunit IIA — MKYLLLVSHGDFSRGLKQTLGMFAGDAIKSVIALGLQPDESAAALGTRFEAMLMELPDDAQFIILADIIGGSPLTTVCNVLSKQGKLRDSLITGGMNFPMALTAMMSKDVMTSTDLKVKILSDATGAIRFFDTSTSSELSDDDI; from the coding sequence ATGAAATACTTATTACTCGTCAGTCACGGTGACTTTTCAAGGGGACTGAAACAAACTTTAGGAATGTTTGCGGGTGATGCGATTAAGTCTGTTATTGCGCTTGGGCTACAACCCGATGAGTCTGCCGCAGCGCTAGGAACTCGTTTTGAAGCAATGCTAATGGAACTGCCAGATGATGCACAATTTATTATTTTAGCTGATATTATTGGCGGTAGCCCGCTTACAACTGTCTGTAACGTTCTGAGTAAACAGGGTAAATTGCGAGATAGCCTTATAACTGGTGGTATGAATTTTCCAATGGCGCTGACAGCAATGATGTCTAAGGATGTAATGACAAGCACTGATTTAAAAGTAAAGATACTATCAGATGCTACTGGGGCAATTAGATTTTTTGATACATCAACTTCATCAGAATTATCTGATGACGATATTTAA